In Gigantopelta aegis isolate Gae_Host chromosome 6, Gae_host_genome, whole genome shotgun sequence, the following are encoded in one genomic region:
- the LOC121374821 gene encoding uncharacterized protein LOC121374821, producing the protein MPRKERRRKLLKNTLFHEAKRCKKLDGFLNLACTGNTVSTQDGVIATGNTVSTQDGVVATGNTVSTQDGVVAMCNTVSTQGGVLATGNTVSTQDGVVAMCNTVSTQDGVVVSGNTASTQGGVLATGNTVSTQDGVVAMCNTVSTQDGVVVSGDTASTQGGVIATGNTVSTQDGVVAMCNTVSTQDGVVVSGDTASTHDGSVVTDFNDHSYFDLGKIVKNKIDVRHFSDNEKCKYMEQHFVPPVGYKTFCSQVVRQRGDEKTLVFRSQWLDEYTWLVYSPLLEGGLCKYCVMFPPRNKSVGVLINKAFTNLRKAKGSKDGILDNHMRLDYHKDALIAAEIAKQNSSKPSQQVDCILDRKRKQLFEDNLHILKCIVDAVVFCGKQNIALRGHRDDSSSTASNRGNFLATLDLMAKSDKILHTHLERGKQTSKYTSKTIQNEIVVLIGDFIRHHLTLGIKAGSPSPFFSIMADEVTDTFGNQEILSLCLRFLQTNDVNNVEIIEAFFNYSFLKRTTGKAISESILDILRANELNIDNLRGQAYDGASAMSSEVNGVNGRIRNVAPKALYTHCNSHVLNLSIAASCKMTPVRNMIGSLNEIYLLFHNSPKRQRFFEQVLAKLKCESTKKKLLGLCKTRWVERHSCYDTFHELYSELTTCLDAIVNPALYPDIYGEENWLWDGMPTREPQLRDC; encoded by the exons ATGCCGCGAAAGGAGCGACGAAGAAAATTgcttaaaaatactttatttcatGAAGCTAAGCGATGTAAAAAGCTAGATGGTTTTTTAAA TTTGGCCTGCACTGGTAACACAGTTTCAACTCAGGATGGAGTCATTGCTACTGGTAACACAGTTTCAACTCAGGATGGAGTCGTTGCTACTGGTAACACAGTTTCAACTCAGGATGGAGTCGTTGCTATGTGTAACACAGTTTCAACTCAGGGTGGAGTCCTTGCTACTGGTAACACAGTTTCAACTCAGGATGGAGTCGTTGCTATGTGTAACACAGTTTCAACTCAGGATGGAGTCGTTGTATCAGGAAACACAGCTTCAACTCAGGGTGGAGTCCTTGCTACTGGTAACACAGTTTCAACTCAGGATGGAGTCGTTGCTATGTGTAACACAGTTTCAACTCAGGATGGAGTCGTTGTATCAGGAGACACAGCTTCAACTCAGGGTGGAGTCATTGCTACTGGTAACACAGTTTCAACTCAGGATGGAGTCGTTGCTATGTGTAACACAGTTTCAACTCAGGATGGAGTCGTTGTATCAGGAGACACAGCTTCAACGCATGATGGATCCGTTGTTACTGATTTCAATGATCATTCTTACTTTGACCTTGGAAAaatcgttaaaaacaaaattgatgtCCGTCACTTTAGTGATAATGAAAAGTGCAAATACATGGAACAACATTTTGTGCCTCCGGTgggatataaaacattttgttcacaaGTTGTAAGACAAAGGGGTGATGAAAAAACACTAGTTTTTAGGTCTCAGTGGCTGGACGAGTATACATGGTTAGTGTACAGTCCTTTATTAGAAGGCGGACTCTGCAAGTACTGTGTTATGTTTCCGCCCCGCAATAAAAGTGTTGGTGTCTtaataaataaagcatttaCAAACCTCAGAAAAGCCAAGGGCTCAAAAGATGGTATTCTAGATAACCATATGCGCCTTGACTACCACAAAGATGCCCTGATTGCTGCAGAAATAGCCAAACAGAATTCGAGTAAACCCTCACAACAGGTGGATTGTATCTTAGACCGGAAAAGAAAACAACTGTTTGAAGATAACTTGCATATTTTGAAATGCATTGTTGATGCAGTTGTTTTTTGTGGAAAACAGAATATTGCGCTTAGAGGACATCGAGATGACAGTAGTAGTACAGCTTCTAATCGTGGCAATTTCTTAGCAACTCTTGATCTCATGGCGAAAAGTGATAAAATTCTGCACACTCATCTAGAAAGAGGAAAACAAACATCGAAATACACCAGCAAAACtatacaaaatgaaattgtaGTCCTTATCGGAGATTTTATTCGACACCACCTAACATTAGGCATTAAAGCTGGATCACCTAGTCCATTCTTTTCCATAATGGCAGATGAGGTTACTGACACATTTGGCAATCAGGAAATCCTATCTCTTTGTTTGAGATTTTTGCAAACAAATGACGTAAATAATGTTGAAATTATCGAAGCATTCTTCAATTACTCGTTTTTGAAACGCACCACAGGTAAAGCAATATCTGAAAGCATCCTTGATATTTTGCGGGCAAACGAACTAAACATTGATAACTTACGTGGGCAAGCTTATGATGGTGCATCAGCCATGTCTAGTGAGGTCAATGGTGTAAATGGGAGAATTCGAAATGTTGCTCCGAAAGCTCTATACACACATTGTAACAGTCACGTTCTAAACCTTTCGATCGCAGCTTCGTGCAAGATGACGCCTGTTAGAAACATGATAGGttcattaaatgaaatatacttATTATTTCACAATTCTCCGAAACGACAACGTTTTTTTGAACAGGTACTTGCTAAACTAAAATGTGAAAGTACCAAAAAGAAACTTCTTGGTTTATGTAAAACCAGATGGGTGGAACGCCACAGTTGCTACGACACATTCCATGAGCTGTACTCAGAACTGACGACATGCCTGGATGCTATTGTTAATCCTGCACTATATCCTGACATATATGGTGAAGAAAATTGGTTGTGGGATGGGATGCCAACACGAGAACCACAGCTCAGGGATTGTTAA